GACAAATGCATCGGTCATGCTGGGCTTTTGTTGCTTAATGTCTAAATGGACATGGCCTATAATTAAAAGATCCTTTTGCGGAATTTGTGGATTATTTGGTCAACTGTATACAGTCTACGAGCAATTGCATCCTGGGAAAAGCCTCATTAGATAAACCCCAATTTGTTTGTAATTGGTTGTCAGAAAGACCTGGCATATAGTCTTATATTTATTGAACTTACTTACTTACAATAAGGGATAAGCCAGCGAGTAAGTTAGCAAAGGGTTAGGGAAGTACcttggtatataaaaaagtcgaaataaacaattgccggctggccaagagattctccacgtggggtATGATGCCAGAGGTAGAAGTAGGCATTGCCTTAAAAAAAGGCACATATCACTTAGGCCcaagacccgtacgagtttgacAACAATGAATTAAAAGGGTAAGGTGGTACCTCTGTTTGCAACGAAGTCGAAATACACTTTAAtaattgccggctggccaaactaaaaGATTCTCCACGTAGGCCATTTTACCAGAGATAGAGGAGGGCATTGCCATACACATTTCTTATAGCACTTAtatatgccctagacccgtacgagtttgacAATAATGAATCAAAAGGGGGAGATGATACCTCTGATTACAACAAAGTCGAAATAAagtattgccggctggccaaactaagaggtTCTCCACGTAGGCCATTTTACCAGAGATAGATATGGtaattgcctttaaaatggcatATAACACTAATTCCAAAGACCTGTACGATTTTGCCTGCAAGgggttaaaaataaaaggtgTTACCTTTGTTTACAACGAAGTCGAAAtaaacctctacctctggtataatgatCCACGTAGAGAATCCCGGAGTTTGGCCTACCGGCTACAGTTATTTTCACTTTAATGTGAACAGAGGTACCACCTCCTCATTTTAGCTCtttactgacaaactcgtacgggtaaATGCCATATAAGTGCTATAGGCTCTTTTAAAGGCAATGACCACCTATACCTTTGGTAGCATGGCCCATGTGGTGAATCTCGTAGTTTGAACAGCCGGCAATATTTCATAACGACTTTGCGATATACTAGAATACCCTCCTTTCCTTTTGCTGGCACAAGTGCTATaaaccattttaaaggcaaggcccacctctacctctggtatcatGATAAACGTGgatcatcttttatttttggCCATCCGGCAATAGTTTATTTCGACTTTGTTATATACCAGGGTATCCTCCTTACCCTTTGCTGACAAACTCGTATAGATCAATGGAATAAGAAGTATGGGCCATATGTGGAGAATTTCTttgtttggccagccggcaataatTCATTTCGACTTCGTTGTAAACATAGATACCACCTCCCCCTTTTAACACTTTGCTGAAGCACTGGTACGGGTCTACGGCATAAGTGGCCATTTTTGAGGCTATGAACACTTCTACCTCTGGTATTATGgcccatgtggagaatctcttcgtttagCCAACCAGCAATAGTTTATTTCGACTTTGTGATATACTTAGGTACCCCCCTTACCCTTTGCTGATTAAATAACACGGGTCTGGGGCATACGTGTTATGGCTATGTTAGAGGTAATGCCTACCTCATCCTCTGATATAATACCCCGCGTATAGAATCTCTTAGTTAGGCCAGTCggcttaatttatattttcgttGTAAAAAGAGGCATCGCATCCCCCCTTTAACCTTTTGCTGACAAACTCGTACAGGTCTAGGGCGTTTGTTTTATCAGCCATTTAAAAGGCAATGCACACATTTAACCTAGGATTAATGGCCAACTTGGAGAATCTCGTACTTAAGCAAGTcggcaataatttatttcgaCTTCTTTGTAAACAGAGGTTCCAACTCCCTTTTAAACCCTTTGATGATACCGCGTACTTCTCTAGGGAATAAGTGATTtaggccattttagaggcaatgacaacctctacctctggtatcatGGCCCACGCGGAGAATCTCTTAGCCATCCAGCAATAGTTTAGCTCGACTTTATTATATACTAGGGTACCAACCTTACACTTtgctgactaactcgtacgggtctaggtcATACGTGCTCATGGTCATTTTATAGAGGCAATCCCTTCCTCTACCTCTCATATTATGGCCCGCGTGGATAATTTCTTAGTTTAGCCAGCGGGCAACAGTTTATTTCAACTTCGTTATATACCGGGCTAATTCATCCCCCTTTTAACTCATTGTTGACAAACTCGTTCGGGTCTATAgcataagtgctatgagccattttTAAGAGAATGACTACTCCAACATCTAGTATAAGGGCGCACCTAAAAATGTCTTAGTTTGGGCAGTCGTCACTATTTTTGGTGGACTGTGTGATATACTAGAGTATTCCCCTTACCCTCTTCTGACCAGCTCGTACGGGTCGAGGACATAAGTGCCATGCATGGCCCATGGACCATTTAAGAGGCACTGCCTACCtatacctctggtataatggccaacgtggagaatctcttagtttgaaGAGCTGGCAATAATGAGGTTTATTTTTGCTACGTGATATACCGGCGAAACTCGTGCTCCTTTTAATTCGTTGCTGATAAACTCGTGTAGATCCAGGACATAAGTGCTATAAGCCATTTATAAGAGTTTGACTACCTCTTCTTCTGGTATAATGGCCTACCTGGAGTATGTCTTAGTTTAGCCAGCTTTCAATAGTTGTTTTTTAGACTTAGGGATATACAAGAGTATCCCCCTTGTCCTCTGTTGACCAACACCTACGGGTCTAAGATATTAGTGCTTCGAGCCATTTTAGAGGTAATGCGATATATTGTAAAAGACATGAAATTTCATGTACAAATCATTTATAATGTGAGTATGGTCTGTATTTAACTACTAAAAGGACATGGTATTTTGAAGTTCAAAATGAAACCTGCCAAAAATATACCCTTTTTATATCGGacataaagcaaaattatcggacaaaaagcaaaacggacaaaaagcaacggacaaaaagcaaaagtttcggacaaaaagcaaaataatcggacaaaaggcaaaacggacaaaaagcaacggacaaaaagcaaaagtttcggacaaaaagcaaaataatcggacaaaaggcaaaacggacaaaaagcaacggacaaaaagcaaaagtttcggacaaaaagcaaaattatcggacaaaaagcaaaagcggACAAAAAGCGAATTGCGGACAAAAAGCACCGTATCAGACACTTACCGCGACCATTTAGTATCAGATTTATTCAATCTCAGTTTATGAGCAAACTCAGTAAACTAAAGACAtgtcattgttacatttggttgatacattcaacaCCTATCGTTATCTTGGTGatatttttcgttaaataatccagagttctctaatTGTACTACTAAAATTTACTCAAACGTACTTACTCTGACTAAATCTAACTTGAACAGATGCAGTTGTCCTTTCagtctagatttagacatttcaatttctaaaGGGGAAACTCAATACTTAAATTTaggacaaaagagatgatttttcattccctattgttaattttacagGCATAAAGGATTAAGAATGTGTGTATATAAACACAGCATTAATGTATTTCTACAAGGGATTCTCTTTCTGCTACATTTAAAGTCATATGCaagttcaaatttgaaaattttaaaactcttaaaattaaatttaagcAGTTTTGCGTGACtttcatttcaaagaaaatCTTAAATATCTTCTCAAAATCGTCAAAAATGTACTGCTTTTGAATTATTGTCTTcccgtatatatatattcttattcgTTGCGTGACAGTCTTTTCGTAAGCAGTACGTGACTTCAAAAATGAACCCACttgctagagattgacaaccGTACAGGTCAAGCTCGAGGGCCGGGAAACCCGTGATGCAAGAGAAACTAGTTGGATACAATGTTTTGATCCAAAAAGAAAACGTGATTTCGCCAAATCATGTAATAACTGTTACGAAAAAGTTTAATAAACAAGTTATAGTTATTGACCAAACAAGTCGGTATATTGGATTTTATCTGCACGGCTTGGGTGACCCTGATGAACCTGAACGACGTAGGAGTTCGGGTTAAGGGGTCACACGAGCGTGCAGATAAAATCCAATATACCGACTTGTTTGGTCAATAACTATAACTTGTTTATTAAACTAATCTACCAGTACTCCATCATCGATACAGGCTATTTTTTACccgattaaatcaaatatgtaataaatattatacCTTCATGTGATACTTTTTgtgtaaaatgaggtcgaaattttgtatatatgctcaaaattcagatttgtgtccgtattttctttttcgaaagaaagacataacatttttgttttacacaaaaagataaacacaaattattttttggttaaataatcggaaatttctgtattttataagtatcattaaaaattatgcaatttcTATTCAacaataactcatatttatcaaatgttcaggAATAGaggaaaaacgtcattttttgcttcaatgtttatcaaaattaaaaaaattgcgctatttacagttttacaaaatatgagTCACATAATATCctttcaaaatgaaacaaactgccgttttgaaaaataggggtccatgcactcgtttttcaaattaaatcagtttaaatgatTTCAGATTTACACCTTgtagacaaaataaaataaaatatttcatgtcccATTTTTGATAATAAACAGGAAGGAGAAACCTTTCTTTTTTGATCAGGGGCCTCGTTTGCCAAGAAGTCTACGTAGTTCTTCTACAGTAATCACTAGACAGTCAACAGAGTGTTTGAGGGCAAACTCCGCCCGTGCTGGGgtttttaatattcaatgttaattgtacctataatggtttatgagaataaagattataattattaattgaTTAGGActcagttttcctatcaaatCTGTGTGGTTTTCTCCGAGCACTCCGGCTCCCTCTACCAATGAAAACCAGGCCCCACGAAATAGCCGAAATGTGGCGCTTAAAAGTGACGTTAAGACATCAACAATCAATCCAtcatttgtttcttattttgaaaCTACGATGTTTGTACAAAGTGTTTAATTAATCAACTATTTTGTAACTTAAAGTCAGATGGCGGAttcgtttttttgtttgtcgttttttttttgttgctttttttttaggGGGAGGGTCGCGTAGGCTGTTCATCATTGAATCGGAGAACGAATCGAATCGTTTTTAGTCTCGCTACAATCgttgatatgatattttttaattttatagaatACATGTCACGCCCCTTTCAAAAATCTAGGAAACACCCCTAaaggtaaaaatagatttgaactgtGCGGTATATCTGAGGTATTTAACGCACACCTTAGCTGTGAATTATTCAGATTATTGCACAGTCAGAAGAAAGAGATGTTACCTATGTCATGTGTTAAATTCCGTTAGGAACATTATACTGTAATACAAGTTTATTCAGCCAGTCACTTCAAATCCTAAGTTCCATTTAAGTCACGGTGACCACATTGGTAAACCAAGATTGTTATATAATTCGCCGCACAGTAAAATCTATGCAGGTTTTTTTCTATCATAAGATGAGAATTGATGATGCCAGTTATTAAAATTGCACTTTTGAAGATTTTGCATTGATGATcatttttctctcttttatacTTTTCCAAAAATAATCGGCCGTGACAGTTTAACTTGCTTGAAAGATTATttctttaaagttcaaaggCACGCAATATATAAGTCTGGAAAAAATACTTATTAATTTTGAATGAGGATGAAAGTTCAGAGTCAGTGCACATAAATTAGAAATTGAAAGAGGCAGATGTGTGGGGCTTCGAGTGGAAGATAGATTATGTAAATTATGCAACACTGAAGTTGaagatgaaattcatttttcttcttcagtgtcctgttttagaaaataaaagatatgaaatatataacGAATTAAATAAGTTatacaaaatctttaaaagcctccaaaataaatcaaaattaaaatggtTAATGTCATCTGggaataatattataattaaaaagtaaGTTTATTATTGTGTACTCTCATTCAAAGGgagaaaattaattttagatACAGTTAATTAGTCACCGGTAGTTATATAGTCCTTCGATCATCTATATTATCATATGATTGTAAAACTATATATCACTGATGTATATTATTCCTGTAGAAATCACTCTGCTGATATAGACTTCAAGTTATTTTgcttaatatttgaataatcaATGTAATCAATATATGTAATCACTTGTATGAAATTGAACTTAGCTTATAACCGTTGCTCAAACTATTGgcgataaaaaaatatttgtatttgtaaattgCATTCGTATACGATGATACATCACGCTTTCCAAGTTATGCAAAAAAGGGGGCAAATAGGCACTGAAGTTTCTGAGCTACTTAGAAATTATAAGTTTATGACATTTTGTGTCACGGACCGTACCGGACGTCTACTGTACAGTAGTGACGACAATTATTTTGGTCGTGAGTCGATTGGATTTTAGACTTAATACGTATTAGCATTAACTCATCTGTTTATTTTCCTTTCATTCTAATTTATTGAAAGTTAAGGCAGTACAAGAATCAATCAACTTTTGTTTACGACAAGGTTAAGTAGAAAATAAATTCGGTAAATTCCCAGCACTTCCCGATTTTCGGAGCATCTCGTAACTCATCCTATTAATCAAGTTTTACAATCATTTTTTGTTCTAAAACTTTACTGTTGCGCTTAATATGATGATAGACATTCAAGAGTTGCTTTTTAAAATGAACAGAAAAGCGATACAGCATGATTACAGATTTTTTCATGTGGTTAAAACGCAATTTTGTTAACTGTCAAAGTTGGTCGTATTCAGATCGGAATTCCATGGGAGATAACTTATGATCCATTCGgaacaagaatttttttatgacAACATTCCAAATATGTTCCTGTTTACatgaaatgaagaaataattGTTGAAGATGGTTTTTGAAGAGTCTGAAATATTTCAGACAAGAAAGAACATTAAGCCTGAACCTGTAGAACATTCAGACTTTATTTCTGGTATGACTTGTTTCTTCTGaatgacaacaactgtcatagtcATATAGTGAACCTTCACCTGTTTGAGTGTTTACCTTTACTGTCAAGGATATTTCCTTAACGTTTGACTTCACAATAATACattcatataacaaaaattaagtAAAGAACATCTTTAAtgacatgataaaaaaaaatcacacaacaGCCCTTTAGAAGAAGGCACCACATAATCATGACCCTAGCCAAAAGGAAGAAAACAAACaggaaacatgattggtaacaaatcataactttacagaAAACTCAAGATTAAGCAACCCCACCCTTTTCCCTCCCACCTAATTCTTCTACTTGAGGTGAACTTAACCCTTTTGCTGCCAGTTGTTTTTCAGGGTTCCGTTGTATAATTTCATAAGAAAGATAATATTACCGTTCACATTTGTGACGTGACCTGACAAACAATGACGTAATTCAATATATGTATGATGTGCTGTAATGACTGTTACATTTGAGAGCTATTGCAGAAACATATTACACTTTTAATTTTCGCTGTTCAAAACTCTTCCCTCTGATAAATCACATTGCCAGTTGTGACAttgcttgtttacaaacaaaaaagggaggTTCATGGAAGAGCCCATACAAACGCTCTACACttataccaaggatttgtatagttagaacTATAAAAATACTTGCTTATTCTTATTAGATtcaaaataattgatgcaagctatactttattttagtttaaacatggGTAGgctttttgtttgtgttattttagccCTCACTATCACTCAGGCAAAATGAATCACGAAAATattataatgcctacccatcatgcccatgttaaaactacattaaagtatagcttgcatcaattatttcttaagtcacaaaaataaaattaaatgcacaaATAAATTGCAGAATTTACAGTCTTTGTTTGTTTACAGGCATGACTAAGTTACAAATTACTGAAAACAATGGAAAGACTGGAGAGAAAAGTACAGAAGATCTATGTGACCTTTTGTTgagtctaaaaatagaaaaacttaaCTCGAAAGGACCGGTAAGCTTAATTATCAttagagttcagtatttttaaacATGATTGTTATGATGCAAATGCAGTATCAAAGGCATACATTGTATCAGTTGCTTATAACAGTACATTAAATTTACTGTATTTTCCACTTAACTGTATTCATCTATCATATACATCCAAACTGTTTCAGTATTGTCTATATATAGACAGATTTGCATATATGATTTAAACTAAATGGACATATATTGTACATTACACATgacaagacatttttttttagttttaattacAATGatttatgtcatgtatgtaataattcTACAGTAAGCAGTCAAGCAAATTGTTAAACTTTGTTAAAATCTGAGTaaatttttgtcagtttttttttaagaatatgtaGAACAAAATTGTATCTGTTggacatttttaacattttagaaTGGACTAATTCAGAGAGGAAAGCCACAGGCTAGACAACCAGTAAATTCAAACTATATTCAGAAGAGATCATTTCCAGATTGGCAATTCCCAGATTTAAAAGTTTCTGAACTTTATGGTAGTGTTGTGAAAGTTGATTCCCCTGATGGCTTTCCATATTTTCCAAATGATAACCACATAGGCCATCAGAACATACCTAAGTTCCCACCACAAAATAATCTTGTTCAGGGTGTAGACTTTAGTTGTCAGGTGTGGCAACGACAGAACTACCCGTATTGGCAATATAACAGACGTTCAAGGCCGGTACCAGGTCGATCTGACCCAAATGTTAGTGATGGACCAGTTAATTTGCCAAGTAGGAGCAATAACATGCTACCTGATATATTAGATGGACCAGGATCCAGGAGTAAATCATCCAGCAGCAGTAAGATTTTAGtcctaatttgttttttaaatatttaatttaattgaagtgaaaaaataatttcaaatttccagttattattaaaaaaatatttgtgttgtACAATGCACACATTATTCAGACAGCAAAAGTCAAACACAATACCAAGGCAAGGTTGGAAGTTTATATTAAGCATTAGAAGATTTGGGATTAATAACAAAGTTCCCactaacatgactaaattatttggttttttacTTTGACAAAGGTATTTACCATTGTTATATTTGGATCACAGCAGCTCATGTCAGATGTGGATACAGATTAATAGGACTAGTGCATGAACTTGAGCAATTTGAGAATTATATCTTTGAACAAAACATAGCTGTTATTTTGTTTCCAcacatttagataaaaaaagttcagtagagaattgagaatggaaatagggaatgtgccaaagtgacaacaacctgaccaaagagcagacaacagcagaaggtcaccaacaggtcttcaatgcaactagaaattcctgcacccggagttTATTTGCACatacataatatttattacTTTGTTCCTGTTAAGTgccaaataacaaaaagaaacaacactAGTCATGCTAGCTATATATAGTAACCCAGAGGAAATAAGTAATGGCTCACACAATTTttatggcttaaaatagaaggAACTACCTACAAGTAGATGTTTTACAATTCAGTGAACATATTGAGTAGCTTTCAACAAAATCAGTAAGAACAAAATAGCACCAACAAAAACCAACATCGCagcattttgatatatattgacaatttaTGAATCTTTGATAGGCTCATTCCGTTTGGTAGGTGACTGTCTCATTGCCatataaatgtgtttgtttaatccttctaatatgataattatttcaGATGATATAGAAACAGATGAAGTACCCTATGGGCCAGCATATGATTTAGATGACCCTTTCCTCCGTTCATTAACAGATCAGCAGTTTCCATTGTTTGAAGAAATCACTAATTTACACAGAGGTTCAAAAGACTTTGAATATATCAATGAGAATAGTAATTCTAGCAGCAGTGATGCGTTTAGCCAAAATTCCCCATATAGTCAACCTTCCCCGCTAAATAATCACGTTGACAGTGATCTGAATGATATCAACAACATCATCAATGAATACTCTTATACCACAAGTCCAAGCAGTAAAGTTGTCACAACCTTGGAAAAGTGTCGCTTGTCACCTGATACTGTTGAAGTCATTGACCCCAGTCGTAAACGGAGAGGCCAGGACGGACAACCATCTCCACCAAAACAACCTCATCTTGACTTTCCCGATGCTGATGAAGATGGCGACAGGTAACTATGGTAACAATAGGTCTTTGTTAAACTCCTACAGTTGATCAAATTTGGAGTTCTGGCACTTGACTTGCCTTAAAAATTTGATACTATAGAAATTATTCTGTGATGctgaaaaaacatttaattttctgaGAAAGTGGACAAACTTGAAACTGAAAATGTTGAATACAGTTTTAGTTATTAGGTTGTTTGTTGCATATGAATATCAGAAT
This is a stretch of genomic DNA from Mytilus trossulus isolate FHL-02 chromosome 6, PNRI_Mtr1.1.1.hap1, whole genome shotgun sequence. It encodes these proteins:
- the LOC134720887 gene encoding uncharacterized protein LOC134720887, giving the protein MVFEESEIFQTRKNIKPEPVEHSDFISGMTKLQITENNGKTGEKSTEDLCDLLLSLKIEKLNSKGPNGLIQRGKPQARQPVNSNYIQKRSFPDWQFPDLKVSELYGSVVKVDSPDGFPYFPNDNHIGHQNIPKFPPQNNLVQGVDFSCQVWQRQNYPYWQYNRRSRPVPGRSDPNVSDGPVNLPSRSNNMLPDILDGPGSRSKSSSSNDIETDEVPYGPAYDLDDPFLRSLTDQQFPLFEEITNLHRGSKDFEYINENSNSSSSDAFSQNSPYSQPSPLNNHVDSDLNDINNIINEYSYTTSPSSKVVTTLEKCRLSPDTVEVIDPSRKRRGQDGQPSPPKQPHLDFPDADEDGDSVLHSLVIADDFTDDDMEKILYYLELDSADQLSDIIDKQNNMWRTALFLAVLSEKTEFVQCLLDHGADPNIQGKIQYSADTYDLRTPLMLSVERGDNSLEITKMLLESLDMNINCRSESDRLTALHIALKSHRLPSSNRGGLDCTKTVKLLIMNEADTDLGEDRSSKTPLMLVIDTCDLSLVKVFINCDTEKNPETIRSKMNATTRSGDTALHFAAGANFERKKKCNLLRLLVNSGADSSIENNEKEKPESITTKDLWKEAFKC